A window from Odocoileus virginianus isolate 20LAN1187 ecotype Illinois chromosome 24, Ovbor_1.2, whole genome shotgun sequence encodes these proteins:
- the LOC139030894 gene encoding pituitary tumor-transforming gene 1 protein-interacting protein-like: MGCFLGSRFSGLRSSFGVEYRKIFLLKITSRRGRRRPSTVKAAAATASGGVRGPTPRWGLTLGGAALILLLLSAAAAQGCSQNTSRACEECLKNVSCLWCNTNKMRLDYPVTEVLPPSCLCRLSSARWGVCWVNFEALIIAMSVIAGSLLLRVAICCCCCCCRRSRSRRPDKSEEKAIREREERRVRQEERRAEMKLRHDEIRKKYALFKEENPDARFENN; the protein is encoded by the coding sequence ATGGGGTGCTTCTTAGGCAGCAGATTCTCAGGGCTTAGGAGTAGCTTTGGAGTGGAGTATAgaaaaatcttccttttaaaaatcacctcTAGACGAGGAAGGAGACGACCGTCGACCGTCAAGGCCGCAGCCGCCACGGCGTCCGGCGGAGTCCGCGGGCCGACGCCGCGCTGGGGACTGACACTCGGCGGCGCTGCGCTGATCCTGCTGCTCCTCTCGGCGGCCGCCGCGCAGGGTTGTTCTCAGAACACAAGCAGAGCCTGTGAAGAGTGCCTGAAAAATGTCTCGTGCCTTTGGTGCAACACGAACAAGATGCGCCTGGACTACCCAGTGACCGAAGTCCTGCCGCCCAGCTGCCTCTGCCGGCTGAGCTCTGCACGCTGGGGCGTGTGCTGGGTGAACTTTGAGGCCTTGATCATCGCCATGTCAGTGATCGCGGGCTCCCTGCTCCTGCGGGttgccatctgctgctgctgctgctgctgcaggaggAGCCGGAGCCGACGGCCGGACAAGAGCGAGGAGAAGGCCATCCGGGAGCGAGAGGAGCGCCGGGTCCGGCAGGAGGAGCGGAGAGCGGAGATGAAGTTGAGACATGatgaaatcaggaaaaaatatgctttgtttaaagaagaaaacccAGATGCCAGATTCGAAAACAACTAA